The proteins below come from a single Rhizobium sp. BT04 genomic window:
- a CDS encoding carbohydrate ABC transporter permease — MSQTDNAADIVPIKRPVRWHIFVFMLPALIVYSAVMVLPLIETLRLSLYNTVDGQPAFVGLANFKVLFGDPRWARDFWNALVNNLIFFAIHMCVQNPIGVALAGLLSVPKLRGVAFYRTAMFLPTLLSFVIVGFIWKLILSPIWGVAPWMLDLIGLKFLFAPWLGQSGPALIAVSLISNWQYIGIPMMLIYAALLSIPEEVIEAAECDGITGWAQFWKIKLPLILPAIGIISILTFVGNFNAFDLIYTVQGALAGPDMSTDILGTLLYRTFFGFQLQLGDRSMGATIATVMFLIILAGVSLYLFVIQRRMRRYQF; from the coding sequence ATGAGCCAAACCGACAACGCGGCCGATATCGTTCCGATCAAGCGCCCGGTGCGCTGGCACATTTTCGTCTTCATGCTGCCGGCCCTGATCGTCTATTCCGCGGTCATGGTGCTGCCACTCATCGAAACGCTCCGGCTTTCGCTCTACAATACGGTCGACGGGCAGCCGGCCTTCGTCGGACTGGCGAATTTCAAAGTGCTGTTCGGCGATCCGCGCTGGGCGCGCGATTTCTGGAATGCGCTCGTCAACAACCTGATCTTTTTTGCTATCCACATGTGTGTGCAGAACCCGATCGGCGTGGCGCTTGCCGGCCTGCTTTCGGTGCCGAAGCTGCGCGGTGTCGCCTTCTATCGCACGGCGATGTTTCTGCCGACGCTGCTCTCTTTCGTCATCGTCGGTTTCATCTGGAAACTCATCCTTTCGCCGATCTGGGGTGTCGCGCCCTGGATGCTCGATCTCATCGGCCTGAAATTCCTGTTCGCGCCCTGGCTTGGCCAGTCCGGCCCGGCGCTGATTGCTGTGTCGCTGATCTCCAACTGGCAATATATCGGCATTCCGATGATGCTGATCTATGCAGCGCTTCTCAGCATCCCCGAAGAGGTGATCGAGGCAGCCGAATGCGACGGCATCACCGGCTGGGCACAGTTCTGGAAGATCAAGCTGCCGCTCATCCTGCCGGCGATCGGCATCATCTCGATCCTGACCTTCGTCGGCAATTTCAACGCCTTCGACCTGATCTATACCGTGCAGGGGGCGCTTGCCGGGCCCGACATGTCAACCGACATTCTCGGCACGCTGCTCTACCGCACCTTCTTCGGTTTCCAGCTGCAGCTCGGCGACCGCTCGATGGGCGCGACGATCGCCACGGTGATGTTCCTCATCATCCTCGCCGGCGTCTCGCTTTATCTCTTCGTCATCCAGCGACGCATGCGTCGCTACCAGTTCTGA
- a CDS encoding ABC transporter substrate-binding protein codes for MKNTALKSFLLASSLLTSAGLVHAADVTLTVESWRNDDLQIWQEKIIPAFEAKNPGIKIVFSPTAPTEYNASLNAKLDAGSAGDIITCRPFDASLELFNKKQLVDITSLPGMENFSPVAKAAWSTDDGKSTFCVPMASVIHGFIYNKDAFDKLGISIPKTEDEFFAALDKIKADGTYIPLAMGTKDLWEAATMGYQNIGPNYWKGEEGREALISGKQKLTDADWVKPYEELAKWKPYLGDGFEAQTYSDSQNLFTLGRAAIYPAGSWEIALFNTQAQFKMGAFPPPVPKAGDTGYISDHPDIGVALNAKSKHAEEAKKFLSWVASPEFADIYANSLPGFFSLNSTPVKMSDPLAQEFVSWRGPYKSTVRSTYQILSRGTPNLENETWVESANVINGTDTPAVAAEKLQKGLDSWYKPAK; via the coding sequence ATGAAAAACACTGCTCTGAAAAGCTTCCTGCTTGCCTCAAGCCTACTGACGTCGGCAGGTCTCGTCCATGCCGCCGACGTCACGCTGACGGTCGAAAGCTGGCGTAACGACGACCTGCAAATCTGGCAGGAGAAGATCATCCCGGCTTTCGAAGCCAAGAACCCGGGTATCAAGATCGTCTTCTCGCCGACCGCGCCGACCGAATATAATGCTTCGCTGAACGCCAAGCTCGATGCCGGCTCCGCAGGCGATATCATCACCTGCCGTCCGTTCGACGCATCGCTCGAACTCTTCAACAAGAAGCAGCTCGTCGACATCACCAGCCTGCCCGGCATGGAGAACTTCTCTCCGGTCGCCAAGGCCGCCTGGTCGACCGACGACGGCAAGTCGACCTTCTGCGTGCCGATGGCTTCGGTCATCCATGGCTTCATCTACAACAAGGATGCCTTCGACAAGCTCGGTATTTCCATTCCGAAGACCGAAGACGAGTTCTTCGCAGCCCTCGACAAGATCAAGGCCGACGGCACCTATATTCCGCTCGCCATGGGCACGAAGGACCTCTGGGAAGCCGCCACCATGGGCTACCAGAACATCGGCCCGAACTACTGGAAGGGTGAGGAAGGCCGCGAGGCCCTGATATCAGGCAAGCAGAAGCTGACCGATGCCGACTGGGTCAAGCCCTATGAAGAGCTGGCCAAGTGGAAGCCCTATCTCGGCGACGGTTTCGAAGCCCAGACCTATTCGGACAGCCAGAACCTCTTCACGCTCGGCCGCGCCGCCATCTATCCGGCCGGTTCCTGGGAAATTGCGCTCTTCAACACGCAGGCGCAGTTCAAGATGGGCGCCTTCCCGCCGCCGGTTCCGAAGGCCGGTGACACCGGCTATATCTCCGACCATCCGGATATCGGCGTCGCTCTGAATGCCAAGAGCAAGCATGCCGAAGAAGCCAAGAAGTTCTTGAGCTGGGTCGCTTCGCCCGAGTTCGCCGACATCTACGCGAACTCCCTGCCGGGCTTCTTCAGCCTGAACTCCACCCCGGTCAAGATGTCCGATCCGCTGGCTCAGGAATTCGTTTCCTGGCGGGGCCCGTACAAGTCGACCGTGCGCTCGACCTACCAGATCTTGTCGCGCGGCACGCCGAACCTCGAAAACGAGACCTGGGTCGAATCGGCCAACGTGATCAACGGCACGGATACGCCGGCGGTTGCTGCCGAGAAGCTCCAGAAGGGCCTCGACAGCTGGTACAAGCCGGCCAAGTGA
- a CDS encoding N-acetylglucosamine kinase: MTELAIGIDGGGTSCRAAVADRSGNVIGRGRSGPANILSDLENSLFNIVESARYALRDARLDAEAISSVVSVVGVAGANVTDYGQRIEKALPFAEGRVVTDALIALQGALGDADGIVGAFGTGSVYNARRDGRLNGIGGWGFVVGDQASGARLGRDLMERSLLAHDQVRPASPMTEAVMAEYGNDPERIVEFAHSARPTDFARYAPVVFEHAAKGDAVAAGIVTDAATAIGESLEALLWSECPSICLLGGLAGAYEPWLSERYRSRLAKPKGDALQGAVELAVKLLNDQQRGAA, translated from the coding sequence ATGACGGAGCTTGCAATCGGCATAGATGGCGGCGGAACGAGTTGCCGGGCCGCAGTGGCGGACAGGAGCGGCAATGTCATCGGTCGCGGCAGATCAGGCCCCGCCAACATCCTGTCAGATCTCGAAAACTCTCTTTTCAACATCGTCGAATCCGCCCGCTATGCGCTGCGCGATGCGAGGCTCGACGCTGAAGCGATTTCCTCCGTTGTATCAGTCGTCGGTGTCGCCGGCGCCAATGTCACGGATTACGGCCAGCGAATCGAAAAGGCCCTGCCCTTTGCCGAAGGCCGCGTCGTCACCGATGCGCTGATCGCGCTACAAGGCGCGCTCGGCGATGCCGACGGCATCGTCGGCGCCTTCGGCACCGGCTCGGTCTACAATGCCCGTAGAGATGGCCGGCTGAATGGCATCGGCGGCTGGGGCTTCGTCGTCGGCGACCAGGCGAGCGGCGCCCGCCTCGGCCGCGACCTTATGGAACGCTCGCTCCTCGCCCATGACCAGGTGCGTCCGGCATCGCCGATGACCGAGGCGGTCATGGCGGAATACGGCAACGACCCCGAGCGCATCGTCGAATTCGCCCATTCGGCACGGCCGACGGATTTCGCCCGTTACGCGCCTGTTGTCTTCGAACATGCCGCCAAGGGTGATGCCGTTGCGGCCGGCATCGTCACCGATGCGGCGACGGCGATCGGCGAAAGCCTTGAAGCACTGCTATGGTCCGAATGCCCGTCGATCTGCCTGCTCGGTGGCCTTGCGGGAGCCTATGAGCCGTGGCTTTCCGAACGCTACAGGTCACGGCTTGCCAAGCCGAAGGGAGATGCCCTGCAGGGTGCGGTGGAACTTGCGGTCAAGCTTCTGAACGATCAGCAGAGAGGTGCGGCATGA
- a CDS encoding GntR family transcriptional regulator, with protein sequence MTDDLATILSLERLQAAGTGPLYVKLRRTLEEAVRTGTLGHGDALPPERDIAELAAVSRVTVRKAIDELVADGLLVRRHGSGTFVAKPVSKVEQRLSQLTSFTEDMARRGMSSRSEWLHKGIHTPSPDEMMILGLAADVKVSRLSRLRIADDQPLAIENASVSGEFLPDPAAVTNSLYAELERLQVRPVRAVQRISATNMKEADAQLLGVPVGAAGLSIERISYLGSGRAVEFTRSLYRGDAYDFVAELTIAVT encoded by the coding sequence ATGACCGACGATCTCGCCACAATCCTGTCGCTGGAACGCCTGCAGGCGGCCGGCACCGGCCCGCTCTATGTCAAGCTGCGCCGCACGCTCGAAGAAGCCGTGCGCACAGGCACCCTCGGCCATGGCGACGCGCTGCCGCCGGAGCGCGACATCGCCGAACTTGCCGCCGTCAGCCGGGTCACCGTACGCAAGGCGATCGACGAACTCGTCGCCGACGGCCTGCTGGTGCGCCGCCACGGCTCGGGCACCTTCGTCGCCAAGCCGGTCTCCAAGGTCGAGCAGCGCCTGTCGCAGCTCACCTCCTTCACCGAAGACATGGCGCGCCGCGGCATGTCCTCGCGCTCCGAATGGCTGCATAAGGGCATCCACACCCCCTCGCCCGACGAGATGATGATCCTCGGCCTCGCCGCCGACGTAAAGGTTTCGCGCCTCTCCCGTCTGCGCATCGCCGACGACCAGCCGCTGGCGATCGAAAATGCCAGCGTCTCCGGCGAATTCCTGCCGGATCCGGCGGCGGTCACCAATTCGCTCTATGCCGAACTCGAACGCCTCCAGGTCCGACCCGTGCGCGCCGTGCAGCGCATTTCGGCGACCAATATGAAGGAAGCCGACGCCCAGCTTCTCGGCGTCCCCGTCGGCGCCGCCGGCCTGTCGATCGAGCGCATTTCCTACCTCGGCTCCGGCCGCGCCGTGGAATTCACCCGCTCGCTCTATCGCGGCGACGCTTATGACTTTGTCGCGGAGCTGACGATCGCGGTCACGTAG
- a CDS encoding type II toxin-antitoxin system VapC family toxin: MNSLLLDTHAWAWSLTGDERLSAKAIALIEKAEIILVSPISLFEIGQKVRLGKWPEMEPFIERLADLLHEQGGVTAALTPDICLTAAVIEWQHRDPFDRLLAATAMHNGIPIISADMIFDELSGRDLWIARFW; this comes from the coding sequence GTGAATTCGCTTCTGCTCGACACCCATGCCTGGGCATGGTCGCTGACCGGCGACGAGCGGCTCTCGGCCAAGGCGATTGCTTTGATCGAAAAGGCGGAGATTATTCTCGTCAGTCCAATATCCCTGTTTGAAATTGGGCAGAAGGTTCGTCTTGGCAAATGGCCGGAGATGGAGCCTTTCATCGAGCGGCTCGCAGATCTGTTGCATGAACAGGGCGGCGTTACCGCCGCGCTGACGCCGGATATATGTTTGACCGCTGCTGTCATAGAGTGGCAGCATCGAGATCCCTTCGACCGGCTGCTTGCGGCAACCGCCATGCATAATGGTATACCAATCATCTCCGCCGACATGATCTTCGACGAACTTAGCGGACGCGACCTTTGGATTGCCCGCTTCTGGTAA
- a CDS encoding type II toxin-antitoxin system Phd/YefM family antitoxin, with amino-acid sequence MQVTIHAAKTNLSKLIDAALSGEEVVIAKGRKPVVKIIPIVQPSFKVGLLKGQVVGRGPDFFEPMDEGELASWEGAE; translated from the coding sequence ATGCAGGTTACGATCCATGCCGCAAAGACCAATCTGTCGAAATTGATCGACGCCGCTCTTTCCGGTGAGGAGGTGGTGATTGCCAAGGGGCGCAAACCTGTCGTGAAGATCATTCCGATTGTGCAGCCTTCCTTTAAAGTCGGCCTGCTCAAAGGGCAGGTTGTTGGACGTGGGCCGGACTTTTTCGAACCCATGGATGAGGGCGAACTTGCATCCTGGGAAGGGGCCGAGTGA
- the metH gene encoding methionine synthase, whose amino-acid sequence MFDTLFGPETGKRDGSEVFAALKQAASERILVLDGAMGTQIQGLGYDEDQFRGTRFIGCACHQKGNNDLLILTQPDAIEEIHYKYAKAGADILETNTFSSTRIAQADYEMEGAVYDLNKEGAEIVRRAAQRAEREDGRRRFVAGAIGPTNRTASISPDVNNPGFRAVTFDDLRDAYGEQIDGLIDGGADIILIETIFDTLNAKAAIFACEERFAAKGVRLPVMISGTITDLSGRTLSGQTPSAFWNSVRHANPFTIGLNCALGANAMRPHLQELSGVADTFICAYPNAGLPNEFGQYDETPELMAAQIDSFAREGLVNIVGGCCGSTPEHIRAIAETVAKYKPRPIPEHRPFMSLSGLEPFELTKDIPFVNVGERTNVTGSAKFRKLITNADYTAALDVARDQVENGAQVIDINMDEGLIDSEKAMVEFLNLIAAEPDIARVPVMIDSSKFSIIESGLKRVQGKPIVNSISLKEGEENFLAQARLLHNYGAAVVVMAFDETGQADSYERKVEICTRAYKLLTEKIGFPPEDIIFDPNIFAVATGIEEHNNYGVDFIEATRTIRERMPLVHISGGVSNLSFSFRGNEPVREAMHAVFLYHAIQAGMDMGIVNAGQLAVYDNIDPELRQACEDVVLNRRPEATERLLEVAERFRGAGAREGRVQDLSWREWSVEKRLEHALVNGITEYIEADTEEARQQAARPLHVIEGPLMAGMNVVGDLFGSGKMFLPQVVKSARVMKQAVAVLLPYMEEEKRLNGGEERQSAGKILMATVKGDVHDIGKNIVGVVLACNNYEIVDLGVMVPATKILETAIAEKVDVIGLSGLITPSLDEMVHVAAEMERQGFEIPLLIGGATTSRVHTAVKIHPGYNKGQTVYVTDASRAVGVVSALLSPETRQSYVDDIRAEYAKVAAAHARSEAEKVRLPLPRARENAHKVDWSAYQPTKPQFFGTQVFEDYDLAELARYIDWTPFFQTWELRGRYPAILEDEKQGEAARALWADAQSMLKKIIDEKWFRPRAVIGFWPAGAVGDDIRLFTDESRKQELETFYTLRQQLSKRDGRPNVALSDFVAPVTSGVKDYVGGFVVTAGIEEIAIAERFERANDDYSSILVKALADRFAEAFAERMHEQVRRDYWGYAKDETLSNEDLITEAYAGIRPAPGYPAQPDHTEKATLFKLLDAEKAAGVKLTESYAMWPGSSVSGLYIGHPDSYYFGVAKVERDQVQDYAKRKGMEVSEVERWLGPVLNYVPRKADEEIDDAA is encoded by the coding sequence GTGTTTGACACCCTCTTTGGTCCGGAAACGGGCAAGCGTGACGGCAGCGAAGTTTTCGCGGCTTTGAAACAAGCCGCGAGCGAGCGCATCCTTGTCCTCGACGGCGCCATGGGTACGCAGATCCAAGGGCTCGGCTATGACGAAGACCAGTTCCGCGGCACGCGCTTCATCGGCTGCGCCTGTCACCAGAAGGGCAATAACGACCTTCTGATCCTGACCCAGCCGGATGCGATCGAAGAGATCCATTACAAATACGCCAAGGCCGGCGCCGATATTCTCGAGACCAACACCTTCTCCTCGACCCGCATCGCGCAGGCCGATTACGAGATGGAAGGCGCGGTCTACGACCTCAACAAGGAAGGCGCCGAGATCGTCCGCCGGGCAGCCCAGCGCGCCGAACGCGAGGACGGCCGCCGCCGCTTCGTTGCCGGCGCCATCGGGCCGACCAACCGCACCGCCTCGATCTCGCCCGACGTCAACAATCCCGGTTTCCGCGCCGTCACTTTCGACGATCTGCGCGACGCCTATGGCGAGCAGATCGACGGGCTGATCGACGGCGGCGCCGACATCATCCTCATCGAGACGATTTTCGACACGCTGAACGCCAAGGCGGCGATTTTCGCCTGCGAGGAGCGCTTCGCGGCCAAAGGCGTGCGCCTGCCGGTGATGATCTCCGGCACGATCACCGATCTTTCCGGCCGCACGCTCTCCGGCCAGACGCCGTCGGCCTTCTGGAACTCGGTGCGTCATGCCAACCCGTTCACGATCGGCCTCAACTGCGCGCTCGGCGCCAATGCGATGCGCCCGCATCTGCAGGAGCTTTCGGGCGTCGCTGACACCTTCATTTGCGCCTATCCGAATGCCGGCCTGCCGAACGAATTCGGCCAGTATGACGAAACGCCGGAGCTGATGGCGGCGCAGATCGACAGCTTCGCCCGCGAAGGCCTGGTCAATATCGTCGGTGGCTGCTGCGGTTCGACGCCGGAACATATCCGGGCGATTGCCGAGACCGTGGCGAAATACAAGCCGCGGCCGATCCCTGAGCATCGCCCCTTCATGTCGCTGTCGGGTCTCGAACCCTTCGAACTGACCAAGGACATTCCCTTCGTCAACGTCGGCGAGCGCACCAACGTCACCGGCTCGGCGAAGTTCCGCAAGCTGATCACCAATGCCGATTACACGGCAGCGCTCGATGTCGCCCGCGACCAGGTCGAGAACGGCGCGCAGGTGATCGACATCAACATGGACGAGGGCCTGATCGATTCCGAAAAGGCGATGGTCGAGTTCCTCAACCTGATCGCCGCCGAGCCTGACATTGCCCGTGTGCCCGTGATGATCGACTCGTCGAAATTCTCGATCATCGAATCCGGCCTGAAGCGCGTCCAGGGCAAGCCGATCGTCAACTCGATCTCGCTGAAGGAAGGCGAGGAAAATTTCCTCGCCCAGGCGCGGCTGCTGCACAATTATGGTGCCGCCGTCGTCGTCATGGCCTTCGACGAGACGGGACAGGCGGACAGCTATGAGCGCAAGGTGGAAATTTGCACGCGCGCCTACAAGCTGCTGACCGAGAAGATCGGCTTCCCGCCCGAGGACATCATCTTCGACCCGAACATCTTCGCGGTCGCGACCGGCATCGAAGAGCACAATAATTACGGCGTCGATTTCATCGAGGCGACGCGGACGATCCGTGAGCGCATGCCGCTCGTGCATATCTCCGGCGGCGTTTCCAACCTGTCCTTCTCGTTCCGCGGCAACGAGCCGGTGCGCGAAGCGATGCATGCCGTGTTCCTCTACCACGCCATCCAGGCGGGCATGGACATGGGCATCGTCAATGCCGGCCAGCTGGCGGTCTACGACAATATCGATCCCGAATTGCGCCAGGCCTGCGAGGACGTGGTGCTGAACCGCCGCCCCGAAGCCACCGAGCGGCTGCTCGAAGTGGCCGAGCGTTTCCGCGGCGCCGGCGCCAGGGAAGGCCGTGTCCAGGATCTCTCCTGGCGCGAATGGAGCGTCGAGAAGCGTCTCGAACATGCGCTGGTCAACGGCATCACCGAATATATCGAAGCCGATACCGAGGAGGCGCGCCAGCAGGCCGCCCGGCCGCTGCATGTCATCGAGGGCCCGCTGATGGCCGGCATGAACGTCGTCGGCGACCTCTTCGGCTCGGGCAAGATGTTCCTGCCGCAGGTGGTGAAGTCGGCGCGCGTCATGAAGCAGGCGGTCGCCGTGCTGCTGCCTTACATGGAAGAGGAAAAGCGCCTCAATGGCGGCGAAGAGCGCCAGTCGGCCGGCAAGATCCTGATGGCGACCGTCAAGGGCGATGTGCACGATATCGGCAAGAACATCGTCGGCGTCGTGCTGGCCTGCAACAATTACGAGATCGTCGACCTCGGCGTCATGGTGCCGGCGACGAAGATCCTCGAAACGGCGATCGCCGAAAAGGTCGATGTCATCGGTCTTTCGGGCCTGATCACGCCGTCGCTCGACGAGATGGTGCATGTCGCCGCCGAGATGGAGCGGCAGGGTTTCGAGATCCCATTGCTGATCGGCGGGGCGACGACCAGCCGCGTGCATACGGCCGTGAAGATCCATCCGGGCTACAACAAGGGGCAGACGGTCTACGTCACCGATGCCAGCCGCGCCGTCGGCGTCGTCTCCGCGCTGCTCTCGCCGGAAACGCGCCAGAGCTATGTTGATGATATCAGAGCCGAATATGCCAAGGTGGCGGCCGCCCATGCGCGCAGCGAAGCCGAGAAGGTGCGCCTGCCGCTACCGCGAGCCCGTGAGAATGCCCATAAGGTCGACTGGTCGGCCTACCAGCCGACCAAGCCGCAATTCTTCGGCACGCAGGTGTTCGAGGATTACGATCTCGCCGAGCTTGCCAGATACATCGACTGGACGCCGTTCTTCCAGACCTGGGAACTGCGCGGCCGTTACCCCGCCATTCTCGAGGACGAGAAGCAGGGCGAGGCGGCGCGTGCGCTCTGGGCCGATGCGCAGAGCATGCTGAAGAAGATCATCGACGAGAAGTGGTTCCGCCCGCGCGCCGTCATCGGCTTCTGGCCGGCCGGCGCCGTCGGCGACGATATCCGCCTGTTCACGGACGAAAGCCGCAAACAGGAACTCGAGACCTTCTATACGCTGCGCCAGCAGCTTTCGAAGCGGGACGGGCGACCGAACGTTGCGCTCTCCGACTTCGTCGCGCCTGTCACAAGCGGTGTAAAGGATTATGTCGGCGGCTTCGTGGTCACGGCCGGCATCGAGGAAATCGCCATCGCCGAGCGCTTCGAACGCGCCAACGACGATTATTCCTCGATCCTCGTCAAGGCGCTCGCCGACCGCTTCGCCGAAGCTTTTGCCGAGCGCATGCATGAGCAGGTGCGTCGCGACTATTGGGGTTATGCCAAGGACGAGACGCTCAGCAACGAGGATCTCATCACCGAAGCCTATGCCGGTATTCGCCCGGCGCCGGGTTATCCCGCACAGCCCGATCACACCGAAAAGGCAACACTCTTCAAGCTGCTCGACGCTGAAAAAGCGGCCGGTGTGAAGCTGACGGAGAGCTATGCGATGTGGCCGGGTTCCTCGGTCTCCGGCCTCTATATCGGCCACCCCGACTCCTACTATTTCGGCGTCGCCAAGGTGGAGCGGGACCAGGTGCAAGACTATGCCAAGCGCAAGGGCATGGAGGTTTCCGAAGTCGAACGCTGGCTCGGACCGGTGCTGAACTACGTGCCGCGCAAGGCGGATGAGGAAATCGACGACGCGGCCTGA
- a CDS encoding AGE family epimerase/isomerase produces MAPTTGNAVLGNWTTHAYHRGWLLNQANGLFDFFQHNSVNPKGGFYDLDDQGRPLDAEGQVRGIHIAARAVHCFSIGALLGRPGAGDLVDHGMDYLWNHHRDRKNGGYFWSLNNDGPVDSNKQGYGHAFVLLAASSAKTIGHPLADGMLDDITEILTTKFWEAKHGAIAEEFTADWQPLDGGAYRGQNSNMHLTEALMAAFEATGDKHYLTKAESIADLVIRRAAGSVDWRVAEHFDAEWTLDKTYYHPNEMFRPAGTTPGHWLEWARLILQLWALGGKRIEWMPDAAKALFAQSMALGWDNDRGGFFYTLDWDDKPAKRNKLWWPACEGAAAAHFLNEHLPSDFHEESYRKIWNVIERAFIDHKNGGWHEELTEDLVPSHSLFPGKGDIYHALQACLIPLFPATGSLTKGIAEAGGKL; encoded by the coding sequence ATGGCACCCACAACCGGCAACGCCGTGCTTGGAAACTGGACGACCCACGCCTATCATCGCGGCTGGCTGCTCAACCAGGCGAACGGCCTCTTCGATTTCTTCCAGCACAATTCCGTCAACCCCAAGGGCGGCTTCTACGATCTCGACGATCAAGGCAGGCCGCTCGACGCCGAGGGCCAGGTGCGCGGCATCCATATTGCGGCGCGCGCCGTGCACTGCTTCTCGATCGGCGCCCTGCTCGGCCGCCCGGGGGCTGGCGATCTCGTCGACCACGGCATGGACTATCTCTGGAACCACCATCGCGACCGGAAAAACGGCGGCTATTTCTGGTCGCTTAACAATGACGGTCCGGTCGATTCCAACAAGCAGGGTTATGGCCATGCCTTCGTGCTGCTCGCCGCCTCCTCCGCAAAAACCATCGGCCATCCGCTGGCCGACGGCATGCTCGACGATATCACCGAGATCCTGACCACCAAGTTCTGGGAAGCCAAGCACGGCGCGATCGCCGAGGAATTCACCGCCGACTGGCAGCCGCTCGACGGCGGCGCCTATCGCGGCCAGAACTCTAACATGCACCTAACCGAAGCGCTGATGGCGGCCTTCGAAGCCACCGGCGACAAACACTATCTGACCAAGGCCGAAAGCATCGCCGATCTCGTCATCCGCCGGGCAGCCGGTTCGGTCGACTGGCGCGTTGCCGAGCATTTCGACGCCGAATGGACCCTCGACAAGACTTATTATCACCCGAATGAAATGTTCCGCCCGGCCGGCACGACGCCCGGCCACTGGCTGGAATGGGCCCGCCTGATCCTGCAGCTCTGGGCGCTCGGCGGTAAACGCATCGAATGGATGCCGGATGCTGCCAAGGCGCTGTTTGCCCAATCCATGGCGCTCGGCTGGGACAACGACAGGGGCGGCTTCTTCTACACGCTCGACTGGGACGACAAGCCCGCCAAGCGCAACAAGCTCTGGTGGCCGGCCTGCGAAGGTGCGGCTGCCGCACACTTCCTCAACGAGCACCTGCCGAGCGATTTCCACGAGGAGAGCTACCGCAAGATCTGGAACGTGATCGAACGCGCCTTCATCGACCACAAGAACGGCGGCTGGCACGAAGAACTGACGGAAGATCTCGTGCCCTCGCACTCGCTGTTCCCCGGCAAGGGCGACATCTACCACGCCCTGCAGGCCTGCCTCATCCCGCTCTTCCCGGCCACCGGCAGCCTGACGAAGGGCATCGCCGAGGCCGGCGGCAAGCTCTGA
- a CDS encoding DUF2799 domain-containing protein, giving the protein MIRLFFALAATVGFGLFLVSCNTLSKEECVAADWRVIGESDGAAGYEPQQRFAAHAKSCERVKIVPDQTIWFQGYQTGLVRYCTPLSGLARGQAGSGYANVCPPEAASGFLRGFNLGSKQHGLQERLTSMQNDYSSKETEIDELSDKLKDAKDGDRSELRRRIEDLEDDMHDIRRDQRDVQDDLDRVNEDVEWFQRNPSAELPAPGY; this is encoded by the coding sequence ATGATCCGCCTGTTCTTTGCGCTTGCCGCCACTGTCGGCTTCGGCCTTTTCCTTGTCTCCTGCAACACGCTGTCCAAGGAGGAATGTGTCGCCGCCGACTGGCGGGTGATCGGCGAGAGTGACGGGGCGGCGGGTTACGAGCCGCAACAGCGTTTCGCCGCACATGCGAAATCCTGCGAGCGGGTCAAGATCGTGCCCGACCAGACAATCTGGTTTCAGGGGTACCAGACCGGCCTGGTGCGCTACTGCACGCCGCTCAGCGGGCTTGCACGCGGCCAGGCGGGCAGCGGTTACGCCAATGTCTGCCCACCGGAAGCCGCGTCGGGCTTCCTGCGCGGCTTCAACCTCGGCAGCAAGCAGCACGGGCTGCAGGAGCGCCTGACCTCGATGCAGAACGATTATAGCTCCAAGGAGACTGAGATCGATGAGCTTTCCGACAAGCTGAAGGATGCCAAGGACGGCGACCGCTCGGAACTGCGCCGGCGGATCGAGGATCTGGAAGACGATATGCACGACATTCGCCGCGACCAGCGCGACGTGCAGGACGACCTCGACCGCGTCAACGAGGATGTCGAATGGTTCCAGCGCAACCCGAGCGCCGAACTGCCGGCGCCGGGCTACTGA
- a CDS encoding heme-degrading domain-containing protein, which translates to MTIENDLSRIAEQEKALSFDAFDLTTAWQLGKLLQELATERGLGIAIDVTLHSMPVFYAALPGVTPDNVNWVRRKRNMVLRYFRSSYASGLKLQKDGKTVEDNGLDGADYAPHGGSFPINVKGTGCIGAVTVSGLPQRDDHNLAVEALALMLAKDLDTLRLAPPL; encoded by the coding sequence ATGACAATCGAGAACGATCTCAGCCGGATCGCGGAGCAGGAGAAGGCGCTGAGCTTCGACGCTTTCGACCTGACGACGGCATGGCAGCTCGGCAAGCTCCTGCAGGAACTCGCCACCGAGCGCGGCCTCGGCATTGCGATCGATGTGACCCTGCATTCGATGCCGGTCTTTTACGCGGCATTGCCCGGTGTTACGCCCGACAACGTCAACTGGGTCCGCCGCAAGCGCAACATGGTGCTGCGTTATTTCCGCAGCAGCTATGCCTCCGGCCTGAAGCTGCAGAAGGACGGCAAGACGGTTGAGGATAACGGGCTTGATGGCGCCGACTATGCGCCGCATGGCGGCAGTTTTCCGATCAACGTCAAGGGCACCGGCTGCATCGGCGCCGTCACCGTCTCCGGCCTGCCGCAGCGCGACGACCACAATCTCGCCGTCGAGGCGCTGGCGCTGATGCTGGCGAAGGATCTGGATACGCTGCGGCTTGCCCCACCGCTGTGA